CCGCTTACGTGGCCACATGTTTCACTTCTCCTTTCGTTTTCAGCACATCGGCATAGCCTTCCAAGAACCGTTCCAAAAACGAAAGCAGCGCTTCTGCGGACAGCCCTTTGACCGGGATGCGAATGCCCACTCGCCCGCCGTCCATCGACAGGGCGATGCGGCGATCAAAGCGCGCGGCCAGGGCGAACAGCCGCCCACCGTCGATCTTGCTCGTCTGGTCCGGAGCCAAGTCGATGCGCACCTCGTCGCCCTTCTGGACGATGCGTTCCATGCGGTAGCGCGCCGCGTAGGTGCGAATTTTGACCACCGACAAGAGGTTCTTGACCGGCGGCGAGGGCTCCCCGAAGCGGTCGACAAGTTCGTCGACGAGATCCGGGACCTCCTCCGGGTTCTCCACGGCGGCAAACTTCTTGTACATCTCAATCTTTTGCTTGGCATCGGGAATGTAGTCGGAGGGCAAGTACGCATCGACGGCCAAGTCGATTTCCGGGCGCAGCGGCGGCTCCTCCGGCTTTTCGCCCTTGAGCTCTTCGATCGCCTCCTTCAGCATCTGCGTGTACAGGTCAAAGCCCACCGACGCGATAAAGCCGTGCTGTTCCGGACCGAGCAGGTTGCCCGCCCCGCGGATGGCCAGATCGCGCATGGCGATCTTGAAACCCGAGCCAAACTCGGTGAACTCCTTGATCGCCTGCAGGCGCTTCTCCGCCTCTTCACTCAGCACCTTGTCGCGTTGATACGTGAAGTAGGCGTAGGCGATGCGGTTGGAACGGCCGACGCGCCCGCGCAGCTGATAGAGCTGCGCCAAACCCAACTTGTCGGCATCGTACACGATCAACGTGTTGACGTTCGGGATGTCCACCCCTGTTTCAATGATCGTCGTGCACACCAGCACGTCGTACTGGCCATCCAGGAAATCGAGCATCACCCGTTCCAGTTCGTTTTCATCCATCTGCCCGTGGGCAACGGCCACGCGGGCATCGGGCACGAGGGCGCGAATCTGGTCGGCCATGCGCTCAATCGACTGCACCTGGTTGTAGACGAAATACACCTGTCCGCCGCGGGCCAGCTCCCGCTCGATGGCCTCGCGCACGAGGGCCGCGCTGTACTCCACCACATAGGTCTGCACGGGAAAACGGTTTTCCGGCGGCGTTTCGATGACGGAGAGGTCGCGCACGCCGAGCATCGACATGTGCAGCGTCCGCGGAATGGGCGTCGCCGTGAGCGTCAGGACATCGACGTTCGTCTTCAGCTGCTTGAGCTTCTCCTTGTGCGCCACGCCGAAGCGCTGTTCCTCGTCGATAATCAAAAGCCCCAGATCCTTGAACTGCACGTCCTTCGAGAGCAAGCGGTGCGTGCCGATGACGATGTCCACCGTGCCGTCCTTCAGCCCCTTGATGACCTGGTTTTGCTCCTTGCGCGAGCGGAAACGCGACAGCACCTCGATGCGCACCGGGTAGTCGGCGAAGCGTTCCTTGAACGTTTCGAAATGCTGTTGGGCGAGAATCGTCGTCGGCACGAGGACGGCCACCTGCTTGCCGTCCATCACCGCCTTGAAGGCGGCGCGGATGGCCACCTCCGTCTTGCCGTAGCCCACGTCGCCGCACAGGAGGCGGTCCATCGGCCGCGGCGCCTCCATGTCGCGCTTCACTTCCTCGATGGCCCGCAGCTGGTCGGGCGTCTCCTCGTAGGGAAAGAGGGCCTCAAACTCGCGCTGCTCCGGCGTGTCCTTGCTGAAGGCGTACCCCTTGGACGCCTGCCGCTTGGCATACAGCTTGAGGAGATCCTCGGCGATGTCGCGCACCGAGGCGCGCACGCGGTTTTTGACTTTTTTCCATTCGCCGCCGCCCAGGGAATAAATTTTCGGCTCCTTGTCTTCCGCGCCGATGTACTTCTGGACCAGGTCGATCTGGTCGATGGGCACGTACAGCTTGTCGTTTCCGGCGTACTGGATGAGCAGATAATCCTTGTGCACGCCGTCGACTTCTAACGTTTGGATCCCCATGTACTTGCCGATGCCGTGGTTGACGTGGACGACGTAATCGCCCACCTTGAGGTCGAGGTAGCTCTTGATGCGCTCGGCCCCGGAGATCGTCGCCACGCGCCGGGCCTTGCGCTGCTTCTGGGTGAACACCTCGCTTTCCGTCACCACGACCACTTTCTGGCGCGGCAGCTCGAAACCGCTCGACAGGTTGCCGATCAGGATCGTCGGCCGCTTGGGCAGGGCCAAGAGGTCCTTGGCCACGTCCACCTCCATCCCGTAGTCGGCGAGGACGCGCGCCAGGCGGCCGGCCCGCTCCTCATCGGCGGCGGCAAAGAGCACGCGCATGTCGCTCTTCTCCCACCGGGCCATTTCCGTCTTGAGCACGTTCATCTGGCCGTGGAAGTTCTGCATGCTGCGGCACACCACGTTCACCACGTTCTGCGGATGGGTGCGCGGCACCTGCCGCAAAAAGAGGGCCAGGTAGAGGCGCGGCCGACGCCCGACCGTCTCGTCGAACGCCTTCGTCAGGCGCAGGCGGGGCAAAAACTCTCCGGCCTGCACGAGGGCCGTCTGCCATTCGGCCTCATCCTTCTCCAGCTGGTCAACAGCATCGAACACCCGCGCCGGCTCGTCGAACACCAGGAGCGGGTCGCCGGCGACGTAGTCGAGCAGCGTGCCCGCCTCGGGATAGAGCAGCTCGACGTACTTTTGCTCGCCCTGAAAGCCGGCCCCTTGCCGCCACTGCTCCAGCTCCCAACCGATGCGCTCGCGCAGCTTGTCGCGCACGGCCGGGTCGCGAATCGTCTCGAGGGCCCGGTTTAAGCGGTCTTCCAGGCGGAGCGCCCCCTGCTGGCGCCGCTCCGGCGTGGCAAAGACCTCGGCCACCGGCGGGATGACCGCTTCGTTCCGCGCATCGGTCGACCGCTGCGTCTCCACGTCAAAGGCGCGGATGGAGTCGACTTCGTCGTCGAAAAATTCAATGCGCAGCGGCGACGGCTCGCTAAGGGGAAAGACGTCGACAATGCCGCCGCGCACGCTGAACTCGCCGGGCGCCTCGATCATCTCCGTCCGCGTGTAGCCGATGGCCGACAGGCGGCGCGCAAACGCTTCCAAATCGACCGTGTCCCCGACGGCCAGACGCACCACCGCCTCCCGCCACGCCGCTGGAGGGGGAAGCCGCCGGCACAGCCCGGCGTAGGGCACGACGAGAACGCCCGTCTTGCCGGCAGACAGCTCGGTGAGGATCTTCAGGCGCTGGCTGCGCATCTCCGGGCTGGCCACCAGCACCTCGGTGCCGATCACCTCATTGGCCGGATAGAGCCACACTTCCTCCTCCGGCAGGCATTCGGCCAAATCTTCGTACAACCGCTGGGCATGGTACGTGTTATGCGTAACGAGCACCACCGGCCGGCCGATCGCCCGGTAGAGCGTTGCGACGTAGAGCGGGCGGGCCGAGCCGCTGAGCCCGGTCACCATCTGCTCGCGCAGGCCGCGGGCAAAGCCGTCTACCACGGCCTGGAAATCCGGATCATCGCGAAACACCTGCAGGAGCACGCGCATCGGGTACACCCCCTATACGCCAAAAAAAAGGAAAACGCCCATGCAAAAAGAAGCCTTAGCGTACCGCCAAGGCTTAGACCTTTGCCGGTATCCGGAGCTACACGCCTACTGCAAATGGTTGTGCATGAGCAACCATTCCGGTTGCCGCAAAACGGCTTCCTGGCAGTATTCGCAGATGACGCGCACGCAAACGTCGCCATTTGACTCATAGGTTATTATAGACGCCCGCTCTTCGGGGGTCAAGAAATGGAATCCCAGACGCCATTCCGGAACATCCGCCTCGATCGTGCCCAGCGCCATGCCACAACGCGGACAGACGTACTTGACAGCCATGGCCAACCCTCCCCTGCCGCGGTGCTGTTTTCAGTATGGCCGCGGCAGGAGACCGCCATTCAGCGGTTAAAGCGGTTCATCACGCGGTCGATCGGCTCGGTGATCCAGGCCGCCGCCGCCTCCGCCGCCCGCACCGCCGCCGCCTCGGCCGCCTCCCGCTCCTCGGGGGCAAAGGGCGACAGCACGTGATCGGTCACCGACACGCCCGGCGCGGGGCGCCCGATGCCGATGCGGATGCGCGGGATCTCCTGCGTACCCAGATGGGCGATGATCGAGCGCAGGCCGCGGTGGCCGCCGTCGCTGCCCTTCATGCGCACGCGGAGGGTGCCGAGGGGCAAATCCATGTCGTCGTAGATGACGAGGATCGCTTCCGGATTCAGTTTATGAAACCGGACCGCCTCCGCCACCGACTCGCCGGAGGCGTTCATGTACGTCTGCGGCTTGAGCAGGAGCACCTTTTGTCCGTCGACGCAGCCCTCGCCGACAAGCCCTTTCCACTTTGCCTTGTCTACGGAAATGCGCAGCGTGCGCGCGAGGCGATCGATCACCCAGAAGCCCACGTTGTGGCGGGTGGCCGCGTAGGCCGGTCCGGGATTGCCCAATCCAACGATCAGTTTCATGCCGCGTTCCCCCCATAAAAAAGGCGCAAACCCGCAGCGCTGCGGGTTGCGCGTGGTGTCGAAGCGCAAGCCGGCGGCCGATCAGCCCTCGCCACCGGTGTTTTCCACCAGCTCCACTTCTTCCGGCGTGGTTTCCGTCTCGACCGGCTCGAGGTCCGGCGCGGTGACGGTGAGCACCACTTCCTCGGCGTCTTCGAGCACCGTCACCCCTTCGGGCACGACGAGGTCCTTCACGCGAACCACATCGCCCACCGACAGGTCGGCCACCTGGACGTCGATCGCTTCCGGCACGCGGTCCGGCAGCGTGCGCACTTCCACCTCGCGCAGCTGGAGCTGCGGAATGGCGCCGCGCCGCTCCAGTTCCGCTTCGCCGATCACCCGAACGGGTACGCTGATGTCGACCGGTTCGTTGAGGCTGACCTGATGGAAGTCAATGTGCAGGATGTTCCCGCTGATCGCATCGCGCTGGATCTCCTGGACGATGGCCCGGACCGTGCCCTCGCCCTCAACGTCCAGATTGACGAGCGCCCCCGCGCTGCGGTGGCCAATCAGCCGCTCGAAGGCCGACTGGTCGACCGCCAGCGGCAGCGGCTGGCGCTCCTTGCCGTAGATGATGGCCGGAACTTTGCGCTCCTTGCGCAAGCGCCGCGTCGCCGAACGGCGCAGGTCATGGCGCACGTACGCCTTTAACGTTTCCGTCATGTGCCCGATCACCCCTCTGTTGGAAGGATTGGAAAGCCGATGCTGTCCATTCCTACCATTCCCGTTCGGGGACGGGTTCAAACATGACCGCAAAACGCCCAAAGGGTACGCCCACAACGTTCATTTTACGCAAGGACCTGCGGGCAGATCAACGCCCCTCGCGCCCCGCCGCTTCCGTCTGCGCGTCTTCCGGTTAGTCGAAGAGCTTGCTCACCGACAACTCCTCATGGACGCGGATGATCGCCTCGCCGATGATCGGCGCCACCGACAGAACGACGATGTTGTCGAGGCGCTTTTCGGGGGTGAGCGGAATCGTGTTCGTCACAACAAGCTCCTTGATCGGGGAATGCTGAATCCGCTCGATGGCCGGACCGGAAAGCACCGGATGCGTGCACGCCGCGTACACCTCGCGCGCCCCATGCTCGAGAAGCGCTTTCGCCGCCAGCGTGATCGTCCCCGCCGTGTCGATGATGTCGTCGATGAGGATGGCCGTTTTCCCCTTCACGTCCCCCACGATGTTCATCACTTCGGCCACGTTCGGCTCCGGGCGCCGCTTGTCAATGATGGCGATCGGCGCCGCGAGCCGCTCGGCCATCTTCCGCGCCCGCGTCACTCCGCCGTGATCGGGCGAGACCACCACGATGTTGTCCAATCCCTTTTCCAAAAAGTACTTGGCCAAAAT
The genomic region above belongs to Calditerricola satsumensis and contains:
- the mfd gene encoding transcription-repair coupling factor, with the translated sequence MRVLLQVFRDDPDFQAVVDGFARGLREQMVTGLSGSARPLYVATLYRAIGRPVVLVTHNTYHAQRLYEDLAECLPEEEVWLYPANEVIGTEVLVASPEMRSQRLKILTELSAGKTGVLVVPYAGLCRRLPPPAAWREAVVRLAVGDTVDLEAFARRLSAIGYTRTEMIEAPGEFSVRGGIVDVFPLSEPSPLRIEFFDDEVDSIRAFDVETQRSTDARNEAVIPPVAEVFATPERRQQGALRLEDRLNRALETIRDPAVRDKLRERIGWELEQWRQGAGFQGEQKYVELLYPEAGTLLDYVAGDPLLVFDEPARVFDAVDQLEKDEAEWQTALVQAGEFLPRLRLTKAFDETVGRRPRLYLALFLRQVPRTHPQNVVNVVCRSMQNFHGQMNVLKTEMARWEKSDMRVLFAAADEERAGRLARVLADYGMEVDVAKDLLALPKRPTILIGNLSSGFELPRQKVVVVTESEVFTQKQRKARRVATISGAERIKSYLDLKVGDYVVHVNHGIGKYMGIQTLEVDGVHKDYLLIQYAGNDKLYVPIDQIDLVQKYIGAEDKEPKIYSLGGGEWKKVKNRVRASVRDIAEDLLKLYAKRQASKGYAFSKDTPEQREFEALFPYEETPDQLRAIEEVKRDMEAPRPMDRLLCGDVGYGKTEVAIRAAFKAVMDGKQVAVLVPTTILAQQHFETFKERFADYPVRIEVLSRFRSRKEQNQVIKGLKDGTVDIVIGTHRLLSKDVQFKDLGLLIIDEEQRFGVAHKEKLKQLKTNVDVLTLTATPIPRTLHMSMLGVRDLSVIETPPENRFPVQTYVVEYSAALVREAIERELARGGQVYFVYNQVQSIERMADQIRALVPDARVAVAHGQMDENELERVMLDFLDGQYDVLVCTTIIETGVDIPNVNTLIVYDADKLGLAQLYQLRGRVGRSNRIAYAYFTYQRDKVLSEEAEKRLQAIKEFTEFGSGFKIAMRDLAIRGAGNLLGPEQHGFIASVGFDLYTQMLKEAIEELKGEKPEEPPLRPEIDLAVDAYLPSDYIPDAKQKIEMYKKFAAVENPEEVPDLVDELVDRFGEPSPPVKNLLSVVKIRTYAARYRMERIVQKGDEVRIDLAPDQTSKIDGGRLFALAARFDRRIALSMDGGRVGIRIPVKGLSAEALLSFLERFLEGYADVLKTKGEVKHVAT
- a CDS encoding anti-sigma-F factor Fin family protein translates to MAVKYVCPRCGMALGTIEADVPEWRLGFHFLTPEERASIITYESNGDVCVRVICEYCQEAVLRQPEWLLMHNHLQ
- the pth gene encoding aminoacyl-tRNA hydrolase, with the protein product MKLIVGLGNPGPAYAATRHNVGFWVIDRLARTLRISVDKAKWKGLVGEGCVDGQKVLLLKPQTYMNASGESVAEAVRFHKLNPEAILVIYDDMDLPLGTLRVRMKGSDGGHRGLRSIIAHLGTQEIPRIRIGIGRPAPGVSVTDHVLSPFAPEEREAAEAAAVRAAEAAAAWITEPIDRVMNRFNR
- a CDS encoding 50S ribosomal protein L25, whose amino-acid sequence is MTETLKAYVRHDLRRSATRRLRKERKVPAIIYGKERQPLPLAVDQSAFERLIGHRSAGALVNLDVEGEGTVRAIVQEIQRDAISGNILHIDFHQVSLNEPVDISVPVRVIGEAELERRGAIPQLQLREVEVRTLPDRVPEAIDVQVADLSVGDVVRVKDLVVPEGVTVLEDAEEVVLTVTAPDLEPVETETTPEEVELVENTGGEG
- a CDS encoding ribose-phosphate diphosphokinase, which produces MGKYRDPKLKVFTGNSNPALAQEIADHIGVPLGNARASRFSDGEIQIKLEESVRGADVFVIQSTCYPVNENLMELLVMVDALKRASAKSINCVIPYYGYARQDRKARARDPITAKLVANLIETAGANRVITMDLHATQIQGFFDIPVDHLLGVPILAKYFLEKGLDNIVVVSPDHGGVTRARKMAERLAAPIAIIDKRRPEPNVAEVMNIVGDVKGKTAILIDDIIDTAGTITLAAKALLEHGAREVYAACTHPVLSGPAIERIQHSPIKELVVTNTIPLTPEKRLDNIVVLSVAPIIGEAIIRVHEELSVSKLFD